In Yersinia enterocolitica subsp. enterocolitica, one DNA window encodes the following:
- a CDS encoding quinone oxidoreductase, translated as MAKHIQFSTTGGPEVLQYLDFTPTNPAAHEVQVENKAIGINYIDTYVRSGLYAPPHFPSGLGTEAAGIVTKVGAAVNSLKVGDRVVYAQSTLGAYSEIHNVAAEKVALLPEQISFEQAAASFLKGLTVQYLLRQTYEIKPGQVFLFHAAAGGVGLIACQWAKALGARLIGTVGSDEKAELAKANGAWATINYRTENIAERVAELTNGEKVDVVYDSVGKSTWLDSLNSLKRRGLMVSFGNASGPVTGVDLAILNQKGALYVTRPSLNVYVTNRQELESASHELFSLIISGAINVDVAKTQQFPLSDAHRAHEILESRQTTGSSLLIP; from the coding sequence ATGGCAAAGCATATTCAATTTAGCACCACGGGTGGGCCGGAAGTATTGCAATATCTCGACTTCACACCGACGAACCCCGCGGCGCATGAAGTTCAGGTAGAAAACAAAGCTATCGGAATTAACTATATTGATACCTATGTGCGTAGCGGCCTTTACGCACCGCCACACTTCCCGAGTGGGCTGGGAACAGAAGCCGCTGGAATCGTGACAAAAGTAGGTGCGGCGGTTAACTCGCTAAAAGTGGGTGATCGGGTGGTTTATGCTCAATCAACTCTCGGTGCTTACAGTGAAATACATAATGTTGCTGCGGAGAAAGTTGCCCTGCTTCCAGAACAAATCTCTTTTGAACAAGCCGCTGCTTCCTTCCTTAAGGGGCTGACTGTTCAATATTTATTGCGCCAAACTTATGAAATCAAACCCGGCCAAGTGTTCTTATTCCATGCGGCAGCGGGTGGTGTCGGGTTGATTGCCTGCCAATGGGCAAAAGCACTGGGTGCCAGGCTAATTGGCACAGTCGGTTCTGATGAAAAAGCAGAATTGGCTAAAGCCAACGGGGCGTGGGCGACCATCAACTACCGTACAGAAAATATCGCCGAACGCGTGGCTGAACTGACGAATGGCGAAAAAGTGGATGTGGTATATGACTCGGTGGGCAAAAGCACCTGGCTGGACTCACTTAATAGCCTTAAACGTCGAGGCTTAATGGTCAGCTTTGGTAATGCCTCTGGCCCGGTGACAGGGGTAGACCTTGCTATACTCAACCAAAAAGGCGCGCTGTATGTGACTCGCCCATCTCTTAATGTTTATGTCACTAACCGACAAGAGCTTGAAAGCGCCAGCCACGAACTGTTCTCACTGATTATCAGTGGTGCAATTAATGTGGATGTAGCCAAAACTCAGCAATTCCCGCTAAGCGATGCTCATCGTGCTCATGAAATATTAGAAAGTCGTCAGACTACCGGCTCTAGCCTACTTATTCCGTAA
- the pspG gene encoding envelope stress response protein PspG, which yields MFEIFFVIGFFIMLMVTGISLLGIFAALLVAAAFMMLGGLFVMMIKLLPWLILAVVVVWIWRSMQKPTVRRY from the coding sequence ATGTTTGAAATTTTCTTTGTTATCGGCTTTTTTATCATGCTGATGGTGACCGGTATTTCTTTACTGGGTATCTTTGCAGCTCTATTGGTTGCGGCGGCCTTTATGATGTTGGGGGGGTTATTTGTCATGATGATTAAGCTACTACCTTGGCTGATCCTGGCCGTTGTGGTGGTCTGGATATGGCGTTCGATGCAGAAACCCACTGTAAGGCGTTACTAA
- the dusA gene encoding tRNA dihydrouridine(20/20a) synthase DusA produces MHENNTFTNSAVTGVKTDSKGNSPLQRFSVAPMLDWTDRHCRYFHRLLTKQTLLYTEMVTTGAIIHGKADYLAYSEQDHPVALQLGGSDPQALAHCAKLAELRGYNEINLNVGCPSDRVQNGRFGACLMAEARLVADCIKAMRDVVSIPVTVKTRIGIDELDSYEFLCEFVQTVAERGECDIFTIHARKAWLSGLSPKENREVPPLDYARVYQLKRDFPTLTIAINGGVKTLAEAKEHLKYVDGVMMGREAYQNPTILTQVDRELFDPNAPVVDSVKAIEALFPYIEQELSRGAYLGHITRHILGIFQGIPGARQWRRHLSENAHKPGADVSVVEQALALVTRPQHSS; encoded by the coding sequence ATGCACGAAAATAACACATTCACAAATTCAGCCGTAACAGGCGTAAAGACCGACTCTAAAGGCAATTCCCCCCTACAACGTTTCTCCGTCGCGCCGATGCTCGACTGGACAGATCGCCATTGCCGCTATTTTCATCGCTTGTTGACTAAACAGACTTTGTTGTATACCGAAATGGTTACAACAGGTGCGATTATTCATGGCAAAGCCGACTATCTGGCTTATAGCGAGCAAGACCATCCGGTTGCATTACAACTGGGTGGCAGTGATCCGCAGGCATTAGCCCATTGTGCCAAGCTGGCTGAGCTTCGCGGATACAATGAAATAAATCTGAATGTCGGTTGCCCGTCTGACCGAGTGCAAAATGGCCGTTTTGGGGCTTGTTTGATGGCGGAGGCCCGTTTAGTTGCTGATTGCATTAAAGCCATGCGTGATGTGGTTTCTATTCCGGTTACGGTGAAAACCCGCATCGGGATTGATGAGCTGGATAGTTATGAGTTCTTGTGTGAATTCGTGCAAACTGTCGCGGAGCGTGGTGAGTGCGATATTTTCACTATTCATGCTCGTAAAGCCTGGCTTTCAGGACTCAGCCCGAAAGAGAACCGTGAAGTGCCGCCTCTGGATTATGCGCGGGTTTATCAGCTTAAACGTGATTTCCCAACACTGACCATTGCCATTAACGGTGGTGTGAAAACACTGGCTGAAGCCAAAGAACATCTCAAATATGTTGATGGGGTGATGATGGGGCGCGAAGCTTACCAAAACCCCACTATATTGACACAAGTGGATCGTGAACTTTTTGACCCAAATGCGCCGGTGGTCGATAGTGTTAAAGCTATTGAAGCTCTTTTTCCTTATATCGAGCAAGAACTGTCACGCGGTGCTTATTTAGGGCATATCACTCGTCATATTCTGGGTATTTTCCAAGGGATACCTGGTGCGCGCCAGTGGCGTCGTCATCTGAGTGAAAATGCACATAAGCCTGGAGCTGATGTTTCTGTTGTAGAACAGGCGCTGGCTCTGGTGACTCGCCCACAGCACAGTTCGTAA
- a CDS encoding tyrosine-type recombinase/integrase, giving the protein MAYYSIEKRLRSDGTARYRCTVGVKEGGKYIYRENRTFGKQAHAKTWGANRVAELEVNGVPNINDVTGMTVGQLLKRYIADPNLGGKAGRTKTYVLNMLVDCEIAAIKLADLQTNHVIEHCRHRAGAGAGPSTVGHDLSYLSSVLAAAKPIFGIDYTDNPVIIARPILINMGLVGKSQRRSRRPLATEIEKLIEGLRIRSANAGAKIPYEDILNFSILSCMRIGEVCRIRWEDIDEKQKSVLVRDRKDPRKKSGNHMQVPLLGEAWDIVQRQPRTETYIFPYNSNSVTAGFQRVRNDLGIEDLRYHDLRREGASRLFEAGFSIEEVAQVTGHRSLNVLWQVYTELYPKSLHEKFEKLNRPGY; this is encoded by the coding sequence ATGGCCTACTATAGCATAGAAAAACGCCTTCGCTCCGATGGCACCGCCCGCTATCGCTGCACCGTGGGTGTAAAGGAAGGGGGTAAATACATCTATCGAGAGAACAGAACCTTCGGCAAACAGGCCCATGCTAAAACTTGGGGTGCTAACCGGGTAGCGGAGTTAGAGGTCAATGGGGTGCCAAACATCAATGATGTCACTGGTATGACTGTTGGTCAGTTGCTAAAGCGATACATAGCCGATCCCAACCTCGGCGGCAAAGCTGGGCGTACCAAAACCTATGTTTTAAATATGCTGGTTGATTGTGAGATCGCCGCAATAAAACTGGCAGACCTTCAAACAAACCATGTTATTGAGCACTGTCGACATCGTGCTGGAGCTGGTGCAGGGCCATCAACCGTAGGCCATGATCTAAGCTATCTATCTTCTGTGCTGGCAGCAGCTAAACCTATCTTTGGGATTGATTACACAGATAATCCCGTCATCATCGCCAGGCCAATTCTCATTAATATGGGGTTGGTTGGAAAGTCGCAGCGCCGATCGCGCAGACCTCTCGCCACTGAAATTGAAAAACTGATTGAAGGGTTGAGAATTCGCTCAGCTAATGCCGGGGCAAAAATCCCTTACGAAGATATTCTTAACTTCTCAATTCTTTCATGTATGCGTATCGGTGAAGTATGCAGGATCAGGTGGGAAGATATAGACGAGAAACAAAAGTCGGTTTTGGTCAGAGACAGAAAAGATCCGCGCAAGAAGTCTGGCAACCATATGCAGGTTCCATTACTCGGTGAGGCATGGGACATCGTGCAACGCCAGCCAAGAACGGAAACCTACATCTTCCCCTATAACTCAAACTCAGTGACGGCGGGATTTCAGCGGGTACGTAATGATCTTGGTATTGAGGACTTACGGTATCACGATTTACGAAGGGAGGGGGCAAGCAGGCTATTTGAGGCGGGTTTCTCTATTGAAGAAGTAGCTCAAGTTACTGGCCACCGGTCGCTGAATGTTCTTTGGCAGGTTTATACTGAGCTTTATCCAAAATCGCTGCATGAAAAATTTGAGAAGTTGAATAGACCGGGCTATTAA
- a CDS encoding IS4 family transposase: MLVRKVCQNFFQNALAPFHKYRQSALMDATVALINGASLTLTSIGRFLPGQAQVKNKIKRVDRLLGNESLHRDIPLIFNNIIAMLTRKLSLCVVAVDWSGYHSHEYHILRASLICDGRSIPLLSQIVPSAEQQSEQIHKTFLNAFARAVNPDARVIIVTDAGFQNAWFKHIKSLGWDFVGRIRGYTRLRLHREGDIWYKPQELQARSQPEYLGPGTLSRTQYARCEGHFYLYKKAPKGRKNRRSRGRIKRYKQERDGRSSAKTPWLLFTSSDDFRPREVMKIYSRRMQIEQNFRDEKSERFGFGLRASRSRTTERMQVLSLLATLSTIVMWLMGYHFENKGLHVRYQANSVKSRRVISYLTLAENVLRHSPLILRRIALNSALNHLARAYRNMVLVY, translated from the coding sequence ATGCTTGTTCGTAAAGTATGCCAAAATTTTTTCCAGAATGCCTTAGCACCATTTCATAAATACCGGCAAAGCGCCCTGATGGATGCCACTGTTGCTTTAATCAATGGAGCTTCACTCACTCTAACCAGTATCGGCCGTTTCTTACCGGGTCAGGCTCAGGTTAAAAACAAAATTAAACGCGTGGACCGTTTGCTGGGAAATGAGTCTCTTCATCGTGATATTCCACTGATTTTCAATAATATTATAGCTATGCTGACCCGGAAATTATCTCTGTGCGTGGTTGCTGTTGACTGGAGTGGATATCACTCGCATGAATACCACATTCTCCGGGCCAGTTTAATTTGTGATGGCCGCTCCATTCCTTTGTTAAGTCAGATTGTTCCGTCGGCTGAACAGCAGAGCGAACAAATTCATAAAACATTTTTAAATGCATTTGCCCGAGCCGTTAATCCCGATGCCAGAGTTATTATTGTTACCGATGCAGGTTTCCAAAATGCCTGGTTCAAACATATAAAATCATTAGGCTGGGATTTTGTCGGAAGAATAAGGGGATATACACGACTTCGACTGCATCGGGAGGGTGATATCTGGTACAAACCACAGGAACTTCAGGCCAGAAGCCAGCCCGAATATTTGGGGCCGGGTACGTTGTCACGTACTCAATATGCCCGCTGCGAAGGCCATTTTTATCTTTATAAGAAAGCCCCTAAAGGTAGAAAAAACAGACGTTCCCGTGGCAGGATAAAACGCTACAAACAAGAGCGTGACGGCCGCTCATCAGCCAAAACACCCTGGCTACTGTTTACCAGTAGCGACGACTTCAGGCCCCGTGAAGTCATGAAAATATACAGCAGAAGAATGCAAATAGAGCAAAATTTCCGTGATGAAAAAAGTGAGCGCTTTGGATTTGGTTTGCGTGCAAGCCGCAGCAGAACAACGGAGCGAATGCAGGTCCTGAGCCTGTTAGCAACGTTAAGTACAATTGTGATGTGGTTAATGGGGTATCATTTTGAAAATAAAGGATTACATGTGAGGTATCAGGCTAACAGTGTGAAGTCGAGGCGGGTCATATCTTATCTGACGTTAGCAGAGAATGTCTTAAGACACTCTCCGCTAATATTGCGACGAATAGCACTGAATAGTGCACTTAATCACCTTGCCAGAGCCTACCGAAATATGGTGCTAGTTTATTAA
- a CDS encoding tail fiber assembly protein: MTKYSLDIAVAQLGQDGLSITEGWIAVYSASPDSREYIGVNNEYLPMGVGLPARGYADAPILPARADKAVRRNADGTVWEIVADLRGKVAYSTETGQPEEVTTIGELPDTLTLLAPLTIYDKWNGSKWVTDKALQQAAAIQEAEEKKTQLLNAAAAKIAPLQDAVDTGMATNDDKAQLTAWKTYRVLLSRIDTSKPEDIVLPELPQ; the protein is encoded by the coding sequence ATGACAAAATATTCACTAGATATTGCCGTAGCGCAGTTGGGACAAGATGGTTTATCTATCACTGAGGGTTGGATAGCTGTTTATAGCGCAAGCCCTGACTCACGCGAATACATTGGCGTTAATAATGAGTACCTACCGATGGGCGTCGGATTACCCGCGCGCGGATATGCTGATGCGCCAATATTGCCGGCAAGAGCTGATAAGGCAGTGCGACGTAATGCGGATGGTACAGTGTGGGAAATTGTTGCTGATTTGCGGGGGAAAGTGGCATATAGCACTGAAACTGGTCAGCCGGAGGAAGTAACGACAATTGGTGAATTGCCAGATACGCTCACTTTACTAGCACCACTCACTATTTACGACAAATGGAACGGTTCGAAATGGGTAACAGATAAAGCATTGCAGCAAGCAGCAGCAATACAGGAAGCGGAAGAAAAGAAAACTCAATTATTGAATGCAGCCGCTGCGAAGATTGCACCACTGCAAGATGCTGTAGATACCGGCATGGCAACAAATGACGACAAAGCACAGCTTACGGCATGGAAAACCTACCGCGTCTTACTGAGTCGAATTGACACATCAAAACCAGAGGATATTGTTTTACCTGAACTCCCACAGTAA
- a CDS encoding phage tail protein, with the protein MQKIGDIPNTRADNNGEFTDGNVAGGVPPTILPAEWFNTIQRELMSILNAAEIESDPHVFNQVLLSIQKLVSEGIPDLKDASLTQKGVVQLSNATNSNSQILAATPKAVSDLGALLLKITNNLSEIKDAGPAAVAQTLLNLGLGEGSLVPIGIPLPYPLATPPTGFLKVNGSSFSAATYPKLALAYPSGVLPDLRGEFIRGFDDGRGVRADQNLLGWQGGGIQSHNHGLSNFEIRGLTGGPTPGWFTSVNGLSTSDSGGDETRPRNIAFNYIVRAL; encoded by the coding sequence ATGCAAAAAATTGGCGATATCCCCAACACGCGCGCCGACAATAATGGCGAGTTTACTGATGGTAATGTTGCTGGTGGCGTACCACCGACAATACTGCCAGCTGAGTGGTTTAATACCATTCAACGTGAATTAATGAGTATTTTGAATGCGGCTGAAATTGAATCAGATCCGCATGTTTTCAATCAAGTTCTTTTGTCCATACAAAAATTAGTTAGCGAAGGTATTCCTGATCTTAAAGACGCCTCATTAACTCAAAAAGGTGTTGTTCAATTAAGTAACGCAACTAACAGCAACAGTCAGATACTGGCAGCCACGCCAAAAGCAGTAAGTGATTTGGGCGCTTTGTTATTAAAAATTACTAATAACCTTTCTGAAATTAAAGACGCTGGCCCGGCTGCGGTTGCACAGACTCTCTTAAACCTTGGTTTGGGCGAAGGTAGTCTAGTTCCCATTGGCATCCCTCTTCCTTACCCGCTAGCTACCCCTCCTACGGGGTTTCTGAAAGTAAACGGTTCATCGTTTAGCGCAGCAACATACCCAAAATTGGCGTTGGCATATCCGTCTGGTGTATTGCCTGATTTGCGCGGCGAGTTTATTCGTGGCTTTGATGATGGGCGTGGTGTTAGGGCAGACCAAAACTTATTGGGATGGCAGGGGGGCGGGATACAAAGCCATAACCATGGGCTCTCGAATTTTGAGATTCGCGGACTAACAGGCGGCCCCACACCAGGTTGGTTTACAAGCGTAAACGGCCTTTCAACAAGTGATTCTGGCGGTGATGAAACTCGCCCACGGAACATTGCATTTAACTACATTGTGAGAGCTTTATAA
- a CDS encoding YmfQ family protein, whose translation MSRYSVNEYTAALQALMPGGLVWPKISGGIQTGTLRALARSYQRSDEDARDLLDAAFPATATAMLPEWEATLGLPELCAIGEVDSMIQRQRAVISKLFGIGGQSVAYFIRVAEALGYTISITQYRQACSGMSVCGDALNGEEWPFTWLITAPETTINYAQCGLTYCSDPLRSWGNKQLECRLTVLNPSHTILKFGYVS comes from the coding sequence ATGAGCCGTTATTCTGTAAATGAATATACCGCAGCGCTTCAAGCACTGATGCCGGGCGGTCTGGTTTGGCCGAAAATATCCGGTGGTATTCAAACTGGCACCCTACGGGCACTAGCACGGTCTTATCAACGCAGCGATGAGGATGCCCGCGATCTGCTCGATGCGGCTTTCCCCGCCACAGCTACAGCAATGTTACCCGAATGGGAAGCGACCTTGGGGTTGCCGGAACTCTGTGCTATCGGCGAAGTAGACAGCATGATTCAGCGCCAGCGGGCCGTAATATCGAAACTGTTTGGCATTGGTGGCCAGTCAGTGGCTTATTTTATTCGGGTTGCTGAGGCGCTGGGTTACACCATATCGATTACTCAATATAGACAGGCTTGTTCGGGGATGTCAGTGTGTGGGGACGCATTGAATGGTGAGGAGTGGCCGTTTACCTGGCTGATCACCGCGCCAGAAACCACCATCAATTATGCCCAATGCGGTTTGACTTATTGCAGTGATCCACTGCGTTCGTGGGGAAACAAACAGCTTGAATGTCGGTTAACAGTTTTAAATCCATCCCATACCATTCTTAAATTTGGCTACGTTAGCTAA
- a CDS encoding baseplate J/gp47 family protein has product MPFNRPTLSELRQRNLSYIQSELKTGGNLLRFSNIGVISDADAGMAHLHYGYLDYIALQSTPYNATDEYLAAWAALKDVFRKPANPATCPTVEFSGTAGRVIPAGSLLNRADGYQYRLDHELTLGAGGTATGSITAVLPSVLDDTTGGGIAGNADAGTSLTLDVAIDGVQSGATAMVKISGGADIESEDAFRSRMLLAYQNTPQGGNDTDYRGWALAVPGVTRCWVKRRLQGVGTVGIYIMCDGNDSGGFPVGTDGVSQLEEWGAVKATGDQGRVADHIYPLQPIIAIIYVCAPVAAPVNFVISGISTADSEITTAINTAIDEVFFTEGEPGGKILLSSLLLAIGDVAGTSGFILDSPTTNIQLATGQLPLRGTVTYL; this is encoded by the coding sequence ATGCCATTTAATCGCCCCACATTAAGCGAACTGCGCCAGCGCAACCTGTCTTATATTCAATCAGAACTCAAGACGGGCGGTAATTTATTGCGCTTCTCCAATATCGGTGTGATCAGTGATGCTGATGCCGGAATGGCGCATTTACATTATGGTTATCTGGATTATATCGCGCTGCAATCCACGCCTTATAATGCCACCGATGAATATCTCGCTGCATGGGCCGCATTGAAAGATGTGTTTCGCAAACCCGCTAACCCCGCCACCTGTCCTACCGTCGAGTTCAGTGGCACCGCAGGTCGTGTGATTCCCGCTGGTAGCCTGTTAAATCGGGCCGATGGTTACCAGTATCGTCTCGACCATGAGTTAACACTGGGGGCTGGTGGTACCGCCACCGGTTCAATCACTGCTGTACTCCCCAGTGTATTGGATGACACTACGGGCGGCGGTATTGCAGGGAATGCCGATGCAGGAACGTCGCTGACATTGGATGTGGCCATTGACGGTGTTCAGTCAGGGGCTACCGCAATGGTTAAGATATCCGGTGGCGCTGATATTGAGTCAGAGGATGCATTTCGTTCCCGTATGTTACTGGCCTATCAAAACACACCCCAAGGTGGCAACGATACCGATTATCGCGGCTGGGCTTTGGCTGTGCCAGGTGTAACGCGTTGTTGGGTGAAGCGCCGCTTACAGGGGGTGGGCACGGTCGGTATTTATATCATGTGTGATGGCAATGATTCTGGCGGCTTTCCGGTCGGGACTGACGGCGTGTCTCAGCTTGAAGAATGGGGCGCGGTAAAAGCAACCGGCGATCAGGGGCGAGTTGCCGATCATATCTACCCCTTACAACCCATTATTGCCATCATCTACGTTTGTGCGCCAGTAGCGGCACCGGTGAACTTTGTGATTAGTGGTATTTCTACAGCAGATAGCGAAATCACCACAGCAATCAATACAGCTATTGATGAAGTTTTTTTTACTGAGGGTGAACCGGGCGGTAAAATTCTGCTGTCGTCACTGCTGCTGGCCATCGGTGATGTCGCAGGAACCAGTGGTTTTATTCTTGATTCCCCAACAACTAACATCCAGCTTGCAACCGGTCAATTACCTCTCCGGGGCACGGTGACCTACCTATGA
- a CDS encoding phage GP46 family protein — translation MTTDIKTVWEPDKLLGDWQTGGGGLLDGDDLETAILISLFTDRLARSDDAIDGDDRRGWWGDTGSEYPIGSRLWLLRREKLTTKVALKAEDYANEALAWLLDDGVVTAISSNAQIVYPNRLNLIISYQQPTQTQASVKFSWVWET, via the coding sequence ATGACAACAGATATCAAAACAGTCTGGGAGCCGGACAAATTGCTGGGCGACTGGCAAACCGGCGGCGGTGGGTTGCTGGATGGTGATGATTTAGAAACCGCTATTTTAATTAGCTTGTTCACGGACCGGTTGGCCCGTAGTGATGACGCTATCGATGGCGATGATCGCCGAGGGTGGTGGGGTGATACCGGATCAGAGTATCCGATAGGTTCTCGTTTGTGGTTGCTTCGCCGCGAAAAACTCACGACTAAAGTCGCATTAAAGGCTGAAGACTATGCCAATGAAGCGCTAGCCTGGTTGCTTGATGATGGTGTGGTAACTGCCATCAGTTCGAATGCTCAGATAGTTTATCCCAACCGCCTTAATCTCATTATCAGCTACCAACAACCCACGCAAACACAGGCGTCTGTTAAATTTTCATGGGTATGGGAGACTTAA
- a CDS encoding phage baseplate assembly protein domain-containing protein yields the protein MSESGQLARLYRQIKMMIGVGRVTGSHDGGSVQTVQYQTPLEVRSDTPRLAEFGFSSGLPAGTDVVIGFLGGDRSSAVIIGSNHQSFRHVGLNSGETVIYSQWGQYVKLTEAGIIIEANGQPVTVNNATEVTINAAVKVRLNTPLLEVSGDIVDNAGSNSTTLKTLREAYNTHNHQLKNVQGGSSTLTSEVTGKVVE from the coding sequence ATGAGCGAATCAGGGCAACTAGCCAGGTTATACCGGCAAATAAAAATGATGATCGGGGTGGGACGGGTGACAGGCAGTCATGATGGTGGTTCAGTTCAAACCGTTCAATACCAAACCCCGCTGGAAGTCCGTAGTGATACGCCGAGATTGGCTGAATTTGGTTTTTCGTCCGGGTTACCCGCTGGTACCGATGTGGTGATTGGCTTTCTGGGCGGTGACCGGTCAAGTGCCGTCATCATTGGCTCAAATCATCAGTCATTTCGTCATGTCGGGCTAAATTCGGGTGAGACGGTGATTTACTCGCAGTGGGGGCAATACGTCAAGTTAACCGAAGCAGGCATTATTATTGAAGCCAATGGTCAGCCGGTCACGGTCAATAATGCCACGGAGGTGACGATTAATGCTGCGGTAAAAGTACGGCTAAATACGCCATTGCTGGAGGTCAGCGGCGATATCGTCGATAACGCTGGCAGTAATAGCACCACACTAAAAACCCTGCGAGAAGCCTATAACACCCACAATCACCAACTTAAAAATGTTCAGGGTGGTAGCTCGACATTAACCAGTGAAGTGACGGGTAAGGTGGTTGAATGA
- a CDS encoding phage baseplate assembly protein: MSDDLTLRIGNKLITGWDNIRVTRSIERLPSDFSLSLMDLYPGSDNQQWVNPGDPCVVNLGDDVVLTGYIDRWAPMISRNRREVRATGRSKCQDLVDCSAEWPNNVISQSTALQIAQRLAMPYGITVSSDVTDLDIVPQFTLNWGESSQEIIDRITRWAALLYYDLPDGSLYLTRVGTRKAASGVAQGINIEDAAYNSGMDQRFSDYIGVSMSVSQLQEQVQDAGYGSVTLARSRDPEAAQMRYRNRIIIVESTMKALKLAQQCIDWEMNRRYGRSKELLVTVDSWRDKDGKLWEPNTLIPIDLPVFGLKDELWLLSEVTYLKDDHGTAAQMVLMPPEAFTVQPYQFYSNLMEMNQ; the protein is encoded by the coding sequence ATGAGTGATGATCTGACATTGCGCATTGGAAATAAATTAATCACTGGTTGGGACAATATCCGGGTCACTCGCAGCATCGAGCGCTTACCGAGCGATTTTAGTCTGTCCCTAATGGATCTTTATCCGGGCAGTGATAACCAGCAGTGGGTTAACCCGGGCGACCCTTGTGTGGTTAATTTGGGGGATGATGTTGTTCTCACAGGCTACATAGACCGCTGGGCACCGATGATCAGTCGTAATCGCCGCGAAGTCAGGGCGACGGGGCGGAGCAAGTGCCAGGACTTGGTTGATTGCTCTGCCGAGTGGCCAAACAATGTGATCAGCCAATCGACCGCGCTACAGATAGCCCAACGGTTAGCGATGCCCTACGGAATTACGGTGTCCAGTGATGTTACTGACCTCGATATTGTTCCCCAATTTACATTGAACTGGGGGGAATCCTCTCAGGAAATTATTGACCGCATAACTCGCTGGGCGGCATTGCTGTATTACGATCTACCCGATGGCAGTTTATATCTCACTCGGGTGGGTACGCGAAAAGCAGCCAGCGGGGTAGCGCAGGGTATCAATATCGAAGACGCTGCGTATAACTCAGGAATGGACCAACGATTTTCTGACTATATCGGCGTTTCGATGTCTGTTAGCCAACTTCAGGAGCAGGTACAGGACGCAGGATACGGTTCAGTTACGCTAGCCAGAAGTCGCGATCCTGAAGCGGCCCAAATGCGTTATCGCAACCGCATTATCATTGTTGAAAGCACCATGAAAGCGCTAAAACTGGCGCAGCAATGCATCGACTGGGAAATGAACCGCCGCTATGGGCGGTCTAAAGAGCTACTGGTAACGGTCGATAGCTGGCGCGATAAAGACGGAAAACTATGGGAACCCAATACGTTAATCCCAATTGATTTACCTGTTTTCGGTCTAAAAGATGAACTCTGGCTGTTATCGGAGGTGACCTATCTCAAAGACGACCACGGCACCGCCGCGCAAATGGTGCTGATGCCCCCTGAAGCCTTCACCGTCCAACCTTATCAGTTTTATTCCAATCTTATGGAGATGAATCAGTGA